Proteins encoded within one genomic window of Anopheles gambiae chromosome 3, idAnoGambNW_F1_1, whole genome shotgun sequence:
- the LOC1279863 gene encoding dynamin-1-like protein: protein MEALIPVVNKLQDVFNTVGSDAIQLPQIVVLGSQSSGKSSVIESLVGRTFLPRGTGIVTRRPLVLQLVYTPLDDREHRSAEHGTVAVEEWGRFLHIKNKVFTDFDEIRSEIENETDRMAGANKGICPEPINLKIYSTKVVNLTLVDLPGITKVPVGDQPEDIEAQIKDLVLKYIENPNSIILAVTAANTDMATSEALKMAKDVDPDGRRTLAVLTKLDLMDAGTDAIDILCGRVIPVKLGIIGVMNRSQQDIMDKKTIDDQLRDEAAYLQRKYPTLATRNGTPYLAKTLNRLLMHHIRDCLPDLKTRVNVMASQFQSLLNSYGEDVTDKSQCLLQIITKFASAYCSTIEGTSRNIETTELCGGARICYIFHETFGKTLDSIHPLTGLTKMDILTAIRNATGPRPALFVPEVSFELLVKRQIRRLEDPSLRCVELIHEEMQRIIQHCGTEVQQEMLRFPKLHEKIVDVVTQLLRRRLPTTNCMVENLVQIELAYINTKHPDFHKDAALVPSLIKTDSQDQWAIHQTGNPPSRRPGSNRQLALVDKTGMLNLNHDAQQQQQQQQQQQQQNHVSEQPGGWLGSILPPNMEAMIGAPGSESGNSTASNTPTHGVLSPTKPVNLLPDVPMNHSSRKLTDKEQKDCDVIERLIKSYFYIVRKSIQDSVPKAIMHFLVNFVKDNLQSELVTHLYKSDSANELLNESDHISIRRKEASDMLKALTRANHIISEIRETHMW, encoded by the exons ATGGAAGCCCTCATTCCGGTGGTCAACAAGCTGCAGGATGTGTTCAACACCGTCGGCTCGGATGCCATCCAGCTGCCACAGATTGTCGTCCTCGGCAGTCAG AGCTCGGGCAAAAGTTCGGTCATAGAGAGTTTGGTCGGGCGAACGTTTCTGCCGCGTGGTACCGGCATCGTGACGCGCCGTCCGCTCGTCCTGCAGCTCGTCTACACGCCCCTGGACGACCGCGAGCACCGATCGGCCGAGCATGGtacggtggcggtggaggaGTGGGGCCGTTTTCTGCACATCAAAAACAAGGTGTTTACCGACTTTGACGAGATCCGGTCGGAGATTGAGAATGAGACGGACCGGATGGCGGGCGCCAACAAGGGCATCTGTCCGGAGCCGATCAATCTGAAGATTTACTCGACGAAGGTAGTCAACCTGACGCTGGTCGACCTGCCGGGCATTACGAAGGTGCCGGTCGGCGACCAGCCGGAAGACATCGAGGCACAGATCAAGGATCTGGTGCTGAAGTACATCGAGAACCCGAACTCGATCATACTGGCGGTGACGGCGGCCAACACCGACATGGCGACGAGCGAAGCGCTCAAGATGGCGAAGGACGTTGATCCGGACGGACGCCGCACGCTGGCGGTGCTGACCAAGCTCGACCTGATGGACGCTGGCACGGACGCGATCGACATCCTGTGCGGGCGGGTCATCCCGGTGAAGCTGGGCATCATTGGCGTGATGAATCGCTCCCAGCAGGACATCATGGACAAGAAGACGATCGACGATCAGCTGCGGGATGAGGCCGCTTACCTGCAGCGCAAGTACCCGACGCTGGCGACGCGCAACGGCACCCCGTACCTGGCCAAAACGCTCAACCGGCTGCTGATGCACCACATCCGCGACTGTCTGCCGGATCTGAAGACGCGCGTCAACGTGATGGCGTCCCAGTTCCAGTCCCTGCTGAACTCGTACGGCGAGGACGTGACGGACAAGAGCCAGTGCCTGCTGCAGATCATTACCAAGTTTGCGTCCGCCTACTGCTCCACGATCGAGGGCACGTCGCGCAACATCGAGACGACGGAGCTGTGCGGCGGTGCGCGGATTTGCTACATTTTCCACGAAACGTTCGGCAAAACGCTCGACTCGATCCACCCGCTGACGGGGCTGACCAAGATGGACATACTGACAGCGATCCGGAATGCGACCGGGCCGCGGCCGGCCCTGTTCGTGCCGGAGGTAAGCTTCGAGCTGCTGGTGAAGCGACAGATTCGCCGCCTGGAGGATCCGTCCCTGCGCTGCGTGGAGCTGATCCAcgaggagatgcagcggatCATCCAGCACTGCGGCACGGAGGTGCAGCAGGAGATGCTGCGCTTCCCGAAGCTGCACGAGAAGATTGTGGACGTGGTGACGCAGCTGCTGCGCCGCCGGCTGCCCACCACCAACTGCATGGTGGAGAACCTGGTGCAGATCGAGCTGGCGTACATCAACACGAAGCATCCGGACTTTCACAAGGATGCGGCGCTGGTGCCGAGCCTGATCAAGACCGACTCGCAGGACCAGTGGGCCATCCACCAGACGGGCAATCCGCCGAGCCGGCGGCCGGGATCGAACCGGCAGCTGGCGCTGGTGGATAAGACGGGCATGTTGAACTTAAATCACGatgcacagcaacagcagcagcagcaacagcagcagcagcagcaaaatcaCGTGTCCGAGCAACCGGGCGGTTGGTTGGGCAGCATTTTGCCACCGAACATGGAGGCCATGATTGGGGCGCCGGGCAGCGAAAGTGGCAACAGTACGGCGAGCAATACGCCGACGCACGGTGTGCTGAGCCCGACCAAGCCGGTCAACCTGCTGCCCGACGTGCCGATGAACCATTCGTCGCGCAAGCTGACCGATAAGGAGCAGAAGGATTGTGACGTCATCG AACGCTTGATCAAATCGTACTTCTACATCGTGCGGAAATCGATCCAAGACTCCGTACCGAAGGCCATCATGCATTTCTTAGTCAACTTCGTCAAGGACAACCTGCAGTCGGAGCTGGTCACGCATCTGTACAAGTCCGA